Below is a genomic region from Pantanalinema sp..
ACCGGCGAGATGGTCACCCTCGACGAGGTCATCGACGAGGTCGGGCCCGACGCGGCGCGCTTCTTCCTCGTCATGCGCAGCGCGGACACCCCGCTCGACTTCGACCTGGAGCTCGCCAAGCAGCAGACCTCGGACAACCCGGTCTTCTACGTCCAGTACGCCCACGCCCGCATCTGCTCGATCCTCCGCAATGCCGAGGAGGCGGGCTTTGCGCCCGAGAGCCTCGAGGGCGCCGACCTGAGCCTGCTGATCCACCCGGACGAGCGCAGCCTCATGCTTCGGCTGGCGAGCTACCCCGACGAGATCGCCAAGGCCGCGCTGGCCCGCGAGCCGCACCGCATCGCGCGCTACGCCCAGGACCTGGCCGCGGACTTCCACCAGTTCTACACCAACTGCCGCGTGCTCAACCCCGCCGAGCCGGAGCTGACCCGTTCGCGCCTCTCGCTCTCGGTGGCGAGCCGCATCACGCTCGCCAGCGCGCTCGGGGGGATCCTCGGCGTCCAGGCGCCCGACCGGATGTAGTCGAAGCCTGATCATGCGAACACGGGACAACGGTGCAGGTTTTCGTTATACTGTCTGCTTGCAGCCGGAGACCCCGATCACAAGAGCGTGTGCGTGATGGAAACCTCGAAGCCGAAAGCCCCCACCGTCAAGGTCACGCTGAAGCAGCGTGGCCTCGAGGCCTGGGCCAAGATCACCCCCGCCGAGCCCGTCTCCTACGACGTGGTTCGCTCGGCCTTGCGCGAGCAGGGAGTGCGCGAGGGCATCGACGAGGCCGCCCTGGCCGCGCTGTGCGAGGCCCCCGAGAACGGCGAGACCCTCGTCGCGAACGGAGTCCCGCCCACGCCGGGCGAGAACGCCCGGATCGACTACCTCTTCCTCACCGAGGACGCGGGCTTCAACCCCCTGGTCGATCAGTTCGACCGGGCCGACTACCGCGAGGTCGCGCTGATCCAGAACGTCGTGCCGGGGCAGCTGCTCGCCCGCAAGACCCCGCCCACCGCGGGCGTCGCCGGGCGCGCCGTGACCGGCGAGCCCATCCCCGCAGCACCCGGCAAGGACGTCCACATCCTCGCCGGCAAGAACGTCGAGCTCTCCGCCAACAAGCTCGAGGCCTACGCGACCGTGACGGGCATCCCCAAGGTCGCCAAGAACCGCCTCAACGTCCTGCCCATCTTCCAGGTCAACGACGTGGACTTCTCGACGGGCAACATCAACTTCCAGGGCTCGGTCCAGATCCGCGGCAGCGTCAACCCGGGCTTCGCCGTCAAGGCGACCGAGGACGTCACGATCGACGGCAACGTGGAGCAAGCGACCATCGAGTCCGGCGGCACGATCCGGGTCCGGGGCGGCGTCCGCTCGGCCGCGCATCTTCAGGCCCAGGAGGATGTGGAGGTGCGGTTCTGCGATTCCGAGTCGATCCTCGAGGCGCAGAGGGGGATCCTCGTCAAGGGCGACTCCCTGCACTGCACCCTCAAGGCGGGGCTGCGCATCGTGGTGGAGAACCGCCTGATCGGTGGCACGGCCCGCGCGGGGGAGTACATCCAGGCGAGC
It encodes:
- a CDS encoding FapA family protein; translated protein: METSKPKAPTVKVTLKQRGLEAWAKITPAEPVSYDVVRSALREQGVREGIDEAALAALCEAPENGETLVANGVPPTPGENARIDYLFLTEDAGFNPLVDQFDRADYREVALIQNVVPGQLLARKTPPTAGVAGRAVTGEPIPAAPGKDVHILAGKNVELSANKLEAYATVTGIPKVAKNRLNVLPIFQVNDVDFSTGNINFQGSVQIRGSVNPGFAVKATEDVTIDGNVEQATIESGGTIRVRGGVRSAAHLQAQEDVEVRFCDSESILEAQRGILVKGDSLHCTLKAGLRIVVENRLIGGTARAGEYIQASIAGTRAETPTTVELVQVGSQEELEQLNETIAEVEQKLSQVSGRIQALMRDPKAGGPADLQRLTPVKITLNLQLAQLKTRHKQMTQRESGLEQPRFVVKSELFPGVTVRFVTREGERAQRIVNKQFAATARFVEGEIEI